The Hemibagrus wyckioides isolate EC202008001 linkage group LG15, SWU_Hwy_1.0, whole genome shotgun sequence genome window below encodes:
- the tmem107l gene encoding transmembrane protein 107 like, protein MWAISSLVPARFLTLIAHLVIVITIFWSRENNVKACLPLTYTVEEYNIEDIRLVVALSVTLGLFAIELAGFFSGASMFNNSQGLLSTACHASGSVALLFFLFEQWTCSIYWWIFGFCSVIPALYEMILLIAVFALKKKPL, encoded by the exons ATGTGGGCGATAAGCAGCCTGGTCCCTGCCCGTTTCCTGACCCTTATTGCCCACCTGGTTATAGTCATCACCATATTCTGGTCAAGG GAGAACAATGTGAAAGCTTGTCTGCCACTGACCTATACAGTTGAAGAATATAATATAGAGGACATAAG GCTGGTGGTGGCTTTATCCGTGACCCTGGGTCTATTTGCTATAGAACTAGCAGGGTTTTTCTCTGGAGCTTCCATGTTCAACAACAGTCAAGGCCTTTTAT CTACAGCGTGCCATGCAAGCGGCTCTGTTGCactgcttttctttctctttgagCAGTGGACCTGCAGCATCTACTGGTGGATCTTTGGCTTCTGCAG TGTAATCCCAGCCTTGTATGAGATGATTCTGCTTATTGCTGTTTTTGCTCTGAAGAAGAAACCACTGTGA